The Kocuria turfanensis genome includes the window TCATCGGGCCCTCGGGTTCGGGCAAGTCCACCCTGTTACGCGGGATCAACCGCCTGCACGAGCCCAAGAGCGGTGATGTGCTGCTCGGAGGACAAAGCGTGCTGGGGGTCAAGCCCGACGGGCTGCGGCGGCGGATCGGGATGGTCTTCCAGCACTTCAATCTCTTCCCCGACCACACCGCCCTGGAGAACGTCGCCCTGGCCCCGACCAACGTCAAGCGCATGCCACGGGCCCAGGCCCGGACCCTGGCGCACAAGCACCTGGCCGAGGTCGGCCTGGCCGAACGCGCCGACCACCGGCCCCGGGACCTCTCCGGAGGCCAGCAGCAGCGCGTGGCAATCGCCCGGGCCCTGGCCATGGAACCAGAAGTCATGCTCTTCGACGAGGCCACCAGCGCCCTGGACCCCGAGCTCGTCAAAGGCGTGCTCGACCTCATGGCCGGGCTCAGCCACAGCGGCATGACCATGGTCGTGGTCACCCACGAAATGCACTTCGCCCGCAAGGTCGCCGACCAGGTCGTCTTCATGGACGAAGGCAAGGTCGTCGAGGCCGGCACCCCACAGCAGATCTTCGACAACCCCGGCAGCGACCGCCTGCGCCGCTTCCTCTCGGAGGTCCTCTGATGGCGGCCCCGATCCGCACCGCAGTCCTCGGCTACGGAGTCTCCGGGCGGGTGTTCCACACCCCGTTGCTGGCCGCGGACCCCGACTACGAGCTGACGGCGGTCGTCACCGGCAATCCCGAACGAGCTGCCCGCGCCGCCGAGCGGCATCCCGGAGCCCGGATCGTCCCCAGCGACGACGATCTGTTCACCCTGCTCGATACCGGGGAACTCGAACTGGACCTTGTGATCCTGGGCACCCCACCGGGCACCCATTTCGATCAAGCAGTCGCCGCGATCAACCGCGGGCTGCACGTGGTGGTGGACAAACCGTTCGTCCCCACCGCCATCCAGGGCGAGGAGCTGGTACGCCGGGCGCAGGAGGCCGGGGTTGTGACTGTCGACGGTGAATGGCGGTGTTCTGACAGAGGTATTTGGCGGCCGTGGTGCGGCTGTGGGCTCAGAGGTAGCTGCAGATTTGGGCGGGATCGCACTGGGTGGGGTCGCCTTGGGAGGCGGCCTGGTAGTGCTCGGCCGCGGAGGCCCGCAGGGCGGTGAGCTCAGCGATGTGCTGGTCGAGGTCGGTGAGTTGCTGGGCGAGCTGTGCGGCTACGTGGGCGCAGGGGGCCTGCCCGGCGTCGCGGATCTGCAGGATGTTCCGGATCTCGGCCAGACTGAGTCCGGCGGCCTTGCTGCGGCGGATGAACTGCAGGCGGGCGAGGGCCTCGGGTGGGTAGTCGCGGTACCCGTTGGGGCCGCGGTGCACCGGGGGCAGCAGACCGTGCTGTTCGTAGAACCGCAGGGCTTTGGTGGTCATGCCGGCGGCTGCGGCCGCTTCACCGATCCGCACGGTGCGCACCTCGATCCTGGACTGTCGTGTGGCCTTCCACGGTAGAGGAAGGCTCCGGGGGCAGGGCCCTGCCTGCCCCTGGAGGGGCAGGTGGTCATCAGGGTTCGGTGCGGGCGCGGTCGGTCTCGACGGCCTGCCAGGTCTTGCGCGCGGCGATGAGCACCGGGTCCCACACCGGGGAGAAGGGCGGGGCGTAGGAGAGGTCGATGTTGAGCAGCTCTTCCACCGGGGTCTCGTGCCACAGCGCCACGGAGAGCACGTCGATGCGCTTGGCCGCGCCTTCTTCCCCGACGATCTGGGCGCCGAGCAGCCGTCCGGTGCCGCGTTCGGCGATGAGTTTGGTGCGGATGGGTTTGGCCCCGGGGTAGTAGCCGGCCCGGGTGGTGGAGTCGACCACGGCGGTGACGGGGTCGAAGCCGGCCGCCTGCGCCTCGAGCTCTCCGAGGCCGGTGCGTCCGACTTCGATGTCGCAGATCTTGGTCACGGCGGTGCCGAGCACCCCGGGGAAGGTGGCGTAGCCGCCGCCGAGGTTGATCCCGGCGGTGCGGCCCTCCTTGTTCGCGTGGGTACCCAGCGGCAGGGACACGTGGCGGCGGGAGACGCGGTGGAACTTCTCCACGCAGTCCCCGCCGGCCCACACCCCCTCGATGCCGGTGCGCAGCCGGCGGTCCACGGCGATCGCCCCCGTCTCGCCCAGGGGGATCCCGGCGTCGGCGGCCAGGGTGGTGTTCGGGGTCACCCCCAGGCCGAGGATCACCAGATCGGTGGGGATGGTGGCCTGATCGGTGACCACGGCGGTGACCTTCCCGGCGTGGGTCTCGAAGCCGGTGACGGTCTCCTCCATCCGCACCTCCATCCCGTACCCTTCCATCGCGGTGGCGATGAGCGCGCCCATGTCCGGGTCCAGGCCCGGCAGCGGGGCCGGGGGGCGTCCGATCACGGTGATGTCCACGCCCCAGGCGGACAGGGCCTCGGCCAGTTCCAGGCCGATGTAGCCGGCCCCGACGACCACCGCCCGGCCCGGGCGCTCCCGCTCCAGGACCGTGCGCAGGGCGATACCGTCGTCGAGGGTCTGCACCCCGTGGATACCGGCCGCATCGATCCCGGGCAGTGGCGGGCGGGCCGGGGTGGCCCCGGTGGCGACCATGAGTTGGTCGAAGCCCTCCCAGGCCTCCCGGCCGGCGGTCAGGTCGCGCACGAGCACGGCGCGGCGGTGCAGGTCGATCTCCAGGACCTCGTGACCGGTGCGGGCGTCGATGGCGTGGTGGTCGCGGAACTGTTGCGGGGTACGGGCTATCAGCTCCGTGGTGTCGGCGACGTCCTTGCCGATGAAGTACGGGATCCCGCAGGCCGAATACGAGGTGTAGTGGCCCCGCTCGAAGGCCACGATCTCCAACTGGTCCTGGGGCAGCTGGCGGCGGGCGGCGGAGGCCGCGCTCATCCCCGCGGCGTCCCCACCGATGACGATCAACCTCTGGGCCATGACTTCCCCTTCCGTTACAGTGCCTGCTGAGTCGTCAGCTCCCGGCTGTGCTCGATGCTCGAGGCCGACCGATCCTCACGCGGCGCAGCAGGAGAGTTTGGAGACGTCGGTGCGGAAGGACTGGGCGGCGATCTTCAGGCCTTCGGCCATCGTCAGGTACGGGCACCACAGGGTGGCGACCTGGTCCACCGTCATGCCCGCGGACAAGATGTAGACCCCGGCCGCGGCAAGCTCCCCGGCGTCCTTGGCCACCGCGGTGATGCCCACGATCCGCCCGGTCTCGGCCTCGGCGACGATCTTCACGAACCCCCGGGTGTCACGGTTGACCAGCGCCCTGGGCACGTACTCCAGGGGCAGCACCCGGCACTCACACCGGAGGCCGGCTTCCCGGGCCTGCTGGTCAGTCATGCCCACCGCCGCGATGGCCGGGGAGGTGAAAGTGACCCGCGGCAGGTGGGTGTAGTCGATCTGCTGGCCGGTGTGGTGGAAGGCGTTCTCCACCGCGGTGACCCCGTGGGCCGAGGCCACGTAGACGTACTGGGGGTGCCCGGTCACGTCCCCGGCCGCCCACACCTTCGGATTCGAGGTCGCCATCCGGGCGTCGACGAGGATCTCCCCGCGGGCCCCGGTGTCCACCCCGACCGAGCCGAGGCCCAGGTTCTCGGTGACCGGACGGCGCCCGACCGCGACCATGAGCCGGCCCGCCCGCAGGGTGTCCTGCCCGCCCGGGCCCGTGACGGTGGCCACCACCTCCCCGGTGTCCCGGTCGGGCGTCACGGAGGAGACGGTGGCCCGGGGGATCACCCGGATGCCCTCCTCGGCGAACACGCCCCTCAGGGTCCGGGAGACCTCGGGTTCCTCATGGGAGGCCAGCCGGGACCGCACGACCATGGTCACCGCAGTGCCCAGGCGGGCGAAGAGCTGAGCCTGCTCCAGGCCCACGTACCCGCCGCCGATGATCAGCAGCGACTCCGGCACCTCGTCGAGTTCCATGGCCGTGGTCGACGTCAGATACTCCACCTGATCCAAGCCCTCGATCTCCGGGACGATCGGGGTGGAGCCGGTGGCCACCAGGTAGTGGGCCGCCCGCACCCGGCGGCGGGAACCGTCGGCTCCGGTGACCTCCAGTACCGGATCCTCGGCCGTGCCGGTGAACACCGCTTCACCGGTGGCCAGTTCCCAGCCGTAATCGGCGATCAGATCCAGGTACTTGTCCGAACGCATCCCTTCCACCAGCGCGTCCTTGCCAGCGATCAGCCCGGGCATGTCCACCCCGGCGGCCGACGTGCTCAGACCAGGAAACCGTCCTGTGGCGTCCAGCGCCACGTGGCGGGCCTCGGCGGCGGCCAGCAACGCCTTCGACGGCACGCACCCGGTGTTCACGCAGGTGCCCCCGACCGTGGCACGCTCTACCATCACCACTGATTTGCCGAGATTGGTGGCCCGGATCGCGGCGGCAAAAGCACCACCGCCGGAACCGATGATCGCCAGGTCCACCTCGTGCGTTCCCGTCTCAGGCATGACCGGCCTCCGTAAGTCCGTGATGAAGGCCCCGACGGGCCGTCTGTGTGCGGTGCTGTGCTGTGCTGTGCCCAGCCTGCACCTTCCCCTGAAGAGGAAGGTCAAGACGTCACCGCGGCAATGTCATGTGCACGACCGTATGTGCCCCAGACCCGGGGGCCCTTTCGAGGAGTCGCTGCCAGAGGCGATTGCCTGGCCGGTGGATCTCAGGAACTGGTGGCCGGCCCGTGTGCTCAGTGACCGATCAGGAGTGACTCGCGGGCGGCTTCGACCACTTCGGGGGTGACGGTGGCCAACTGGTTGATCGTGAGGATGCGTTTGATCTGGGTGAGGAGGCGGTCGACGAGACGGAAGTTGCCGCCGGTGATCCGGGCGACGGTGGCGATCGCGACCGCCTGGGTGAACTCGTCATCGGTGGCGAGTCCGTCGGTGTGCCAGCGGCGGTTCAGGACGGCGGTGAGCTCTTCGGGGGTGAGTTGGCGGTATTCGTGGGCGAAGCCCACACGGCTGTAGAGCTGGGGGTAACGGGCCAGGCGCTTGTCGATGCCGGGCATTCCGATGAGGATCACCCCGATGGTGTGGCGGTCGTAGTAGTCGCGGACCTGTTCCAGGCCGGTGGTCTTGAGCCGGTCGGCCTCGTCGATGATGAGCAGCTCGGTGAGCCCGGAGGAGCGCGAGTCGGGGTGCACGAACGGGTCGACGCGGCCGTGGTGGTGGTAGTCGATGGCGTAGGAGATCTGCTGGCAGGCCCGCGGCAGGGCTTGGTCGACCTGTCGGGGGCTGGCGGTGACGGTCGGGGTCCACAGCGCGGTGCGGGCCTGCAGGACCTGCTCAGGGATGGGGCCGGGCTCGCGGTCCTCGCCCAGGTCTCGTTGCCACTGCTCCCATTGCGAGGCCCCGGCGTAGTGGCGGGCCGAGAGGGTCTTGCCGACCCCAGGTGGGCCCCAGCACAGGCCGATGTAGCGGTGGGCGCGGACGGTGTCGGCGAACTCGGTGAAACGGCGGTGCTCCCGGGTGGGCAGGAACGCCGGTGAGCCCGGGGGCGGGGGTGAGGTGAGCCCGTTGACCTCTCCGAACGTGCCGGAGAGGAAGCGCCGGCCGTCGTCGTTCTTGCCCAGCAGGCTCCGTGTGGAGTCGGGATCAGTCGGTGGCATAGGTCCGCAGCCGGTGTCGGGGCGCCGGCTCCGCTGGCGGGTCTGCGGCCGGGCCCGGAACCGGGGCGGGTGGTGGTGCCCAGCGGTCGTCGGCGGGCAGGGCGTCGGCGAGGCTGCGCCGGGCGCGCAGCTGCTGCTTGAGCGCGGCGCGGCGTGCGCTCCGGGCCTGCTGCAGTTGCTGGAGGGTGATGGTCTCGGCGGCCAGTTCGGGGGCGATCGCCCGGCACAGGTAGGTGTCCTGGTGGTAGACGCGCACCTCGCCGGCGTCGCGGGGGTCGTAGCGGATGGTCACGGTCTCGGAGACATAGGCGGCCAGCACTGGACAGATGTAGCGGGTGCCGTGGAAGCGGATGCCGTCGCGCTGGACGATGCGGGTGGTCGCGGCGGTGAGCAGCAGCAGGTCGAGGTCCTCGCCCCGTGCCGGGGTGCGCGGGATCCACCCGGCCCCGATCCAGCGGGCGGCCGGGGCCTGTCCGGTCTCGGAGTGCACCCGGGCGTGATAGTCCTCGATCAGGTAGCGCTGGACCACCGCGTCGAGCTGCTCCAGGCTCAGGGCGGGTGGTGAGGTGGGGGTGCCGCCGGTGCCGTGCGGGATGTGGCCGGGCAGGTGCGGGAGCACCTCGGTGGTGATCGTGCCGTAGAAGCGTTCGATCTTCCCCCGGCCCTGCGGCACCCCGACGCGGGAGTGGATGAGCCGGATGTGGGTGTCCAGGCAGACCCGGTCGAGTCGGGTGCTGGTGAAGTCGGCCCCGTGGTCGCTGTAGAGCACCTCGGGCAACCCCTGCACCGGCCACCGCGGGTCGGGTTTGGCCCGCACCGCCTGGTGCAGGGCCAGGGCGGTCTGCTCGGCATTCGGGGCGCCGGTGAAGACGGTGTAGCCGGCGACCGCGCGGGAGTAGTCATCCAGGATCACGCTCAACCACGGCCGCACCGGGCGCCCCCGGTGGTCGAGGATCGCCACGTCGAGCAGGGTGTGGT containing:
- a CDS encoding Gfo/Idh/MocA family protein; translated protein: MAAPIRTAVLGYGVSGRVFHTPLLAADPDYELTAVVTGNPERAARAAERHPGARIVPSDDDLFTLLDTGELELDLVILGTPPGTHFDQAVAAINRGLHVVVDKPFVPTAIQGEELVRRAQEAGVVTVDGEWRCSDRGIWRPWCGCGLRGSCRFGRDRTGWGRLGRRPGSARPRRPAGR
- a CDS encoding AAA family ATPase, giving the protein MPPTDPDSTRSLLGKNDDGRRFLSGTFGEVNGLTSPPPPGSPAFLPTREHRRFTEFADTVRAHRYIGLCWGPPGVGKTLSARHYAGASQWEQWQRDLGEDREPGPIPEQVLQARTALWTPTVTASPRQVDQALPRACQQISYAIDYHHHGRVDPFVHPDSRSSGLTELLIIDEADRLKTTGLEQVRDYYDRHTIGVILIGMPGIDKRLARYPQLYSRVGFAHEYRQLTPEELTAVLNRRWHTDGLATDDEFTQAVAIATVARITGGNFRLVDRLLTQIKRILTINQLATVTPEVVEAARESLLIGH
- a CDS encoding FAD-dependent oxidoreductase — translated: MAQRLIVIGGDAAGMSAASAARRQLPQDQLEIVAFERGHYTSYSACGIPYFIGKDVADTTELIARTPQQFRDHHAIDARTGHEVLEIDLHRRAVLVRDLTAGREAWEGFDQLMVATGATPARPPLPGIDAAGIHGVQTLDDGIALRTVLERERPGRAVVVGAGYIGLELAEALSAWGVDITVIGRPPAPLPGLDPDMGALIATAMEGYGMEVRMEETVTGFETHAGKVTAVVTDQATIPTDLVILGLGVTPNTTLAADAGIPLGETGAIAVDRRLRTGIEGVWAGGDCVEKFHRVSRRHVSLPLGTHANKEGRTAGINLGGGYATFPGVLGTAVTKICDIEVGRTGLGELEAQAAGFDPVTAVVDSTTRAGYYPGAKPIRTKLIAERGTGRLLGAQIVGEEGAAKRIDVLSVALWHETPVEELLNIDLSYAPPFSPVWDPVLIAARKTWQAVETDRARTEP
- a CDS encoding amino acid ABC transporter ATP-binding protein, whose protein sequence is MSTTAAPAAPVETYHGASLEIRDLTLAFGDIEVLRNVSLSVPAGTTTCIIGPSGSGKSTLLRGINRLHEPKSGDVLLGGQSVLGVKPDGLRRRIGMVFQHFNLFPDHTALENVALAPTNVKRMPRAQARTLAHKHLAEVGLAERADHRPRDLSGGQQQRVAIARALAMEPEVMLFDEATSALDPELVKGVLDLMAGLSHSGMTMVVVTHEMHFARKVADQVVFMDEGKVVEAGTPQQIFDNPGSDRLRRFLSEVL
- the merA gene encoding mercury(II) reductase, which produces MPETGTHEVDLAIIGSGGGAFAAAIRATNLGKSVVMVERATVGGTCVNTGCVPSKALLAAAEARHVALDATGRFPGLSTSAAGVDMPGLIAGKDALVEGMRSDKYLDLIADYGWELATGEAVFTGTAEDPVLEVTGADGSRRRVRAAHYLVATGSTPIVPEIEGLDQVEYLTSTTAMELDEVPESLLIIGGGYVGLEQAQLFARLGTAVTMVVRSRLASHEEPEVSRTLRGVFAEEGIRVIPRATVSSVTPDRDTGEVVATVTGPGGQDTLRAGRLMVAVGRRPVTENLGLGSVGVDTGARGEILVDARMATSNPKVWAAGDVTGHPQYVYVASAHGVTAVENAFHHTGQQIDYTHLPRVTFTSPAIAAVGMTDQQAREAGLRCECRVLPLEYVPRALVNRDTRGFVKIVAEAETGRIVGITAVAKDAGELAAAGVYILSAGMTVDQVATLWCPYLTMAEGLKIAAQSFRTDVSKLSCCAA
- a CDS encoding Mu transposase C-terminal domain-containing protein, which encodes MRQHLDDGVPLTRLAAHAQVSVRTLQRWAAEYRADSSAAGLHRQARSDRGHRRLPAELIAVIEALALRRPAPTTAFIHRRVCDLAPERGWAPPSYSSVRSVIAAIDPGLRTLALEGDTAYRDRYELVHRRTTVRPNEQWQADHTLLDVAILDHRGRPVRPWLSVILDDYSRAVAGYTVFTGAPNAEQTALALHQAVRAKPDPRWPVQGLPEVLYSDHGADFTSTRLDRVCLDTHIRLIHSRVGVPQGRGKIERFYGTITTEVLPHLPGHIPHGTGGTPTSPPALSLEQLDAVVQRYLIEDYHARVHSETGQAPAARWIGAGWIPRTPARGEDLDLLLLTAATTRIVQRDGIRFHGTRYICPVLAAYVSETVTIRYDPRDAGEVRVYHQDTYLCRAIAPELAAETITLQQLQQARSARRAALKQQLRARRSLADALPADDRWAPPPAPVPGPAADPPAEPAPRHRLRTYATD
- a CDS encoding heavy metal-responsive transcriptional regulator, yielding MRTVRIGEAAAAAGMTTKALRFYEQHGLLPPVHRGPNGYRDYPPEALARLQFIRRSKAAGLSLAEIRNILQIRDAGQAPCAHVAAQLAQQLTDLDQHIAELTALRASAAEHYQAASQGDPTQCDPAQICSYL